The following are from one region of the Tachysurus fulvidraco isolate hzauxx_2018 chromosome 24, HZAU_PFXX_2.0, whole genome shotgun sequence genome:
- the mindy1 gene encoding ubiquitin carboxyl-terminal hydrolase MINDY-1, producing MAEPTPGPCRDVREEEQASDDNKASSRVNDKDKTSSETPPSQTSTACSDSEDTGAASRSRSLSEREDSEITSSVSSIVDETPSLSTLNGGVSTATDEPQTSVRSVLEAELEADGATSWSEDVASVEAAQAAVSTPPSVPPSSAPPSVQEHYYVKWITWKGEKTPIITQSENGPCPLLAIMNILFLRWKAKLPPQTEVITIDELMAHLGECVLSIKPREAAEDMELNFQQNMSDAMAVLPKLSTGLDVNVRFTGVADFEYTPECIVFDLLNLPLYHGWLLDPQSPETVTAVGKLSYNQLVEKIIIYKHSTDSSQVSEGLIAEQFLESTATQLTYHGLCELNTTAKEGELCVFFRNNHFSTMIKHKGHLYLLVTDQGFLQEDTLVWESLHNVEGDGNFCDSEFRLCHPSQKIASRSTAQQQQMQIDQDYLVAMSLQQSQGEAPGPLSDLELATRLQQEEYQQPPQASGEQMRGGPAAHHGGRRRQGEKKDNSDCSIL from the exons ATGGCAGAGCCCACGCCAGGCCCGTGCAGAGACGTGCGTGAAGAGGAACAGGCGAGCGACGACAACAAAGCCAGTAGCCGAGTAAACGACAAAGATAAGACGTCCAGCGAGACGCCGCCGTCTCAGACGAGCACGGCTTGCTCGGACAGCGAGGACACCGGCGCCGCCAGCCGCAGCAGGAGCCTTTCAGAGAGGGAGGATTCGGAGATCACGTCGTCCGTGAGCAGCATCGTAGATGAAACGCCATCACTGTCCACGCTGAACGGCGGCGTGTCCACGGCCACAGATGAACCGCAGACATCTGTGAGGTCGGTGTTGGAGGCGGAGCTGGAGGCGGATGGAGCGACATCCTGGAGCGAGGATGTGGCGAGCGTAGAGGCGGCGCAGGCTGCAGTGTCGACGCCCCCTTCTGTACCACcctcgtctgcccctccctctGTACAGGAGCACTACTACGTCAAGTGGATCACGTGGAAAGGGGAAAAGACTCCCATTATCACACAGAGTGAAAACGGACCCTGCCCCCTGCTGGCCATCATGAACATCCTCTTCCTCAGGTGGAAG gcgAAGTTGCCCCCCCAGACTGAGGTCATCACCATCGACGAGCTCATGGCTCACCTCG gtgagtgtgtgttgtccaTTAAGCCGAGAGAGGCAGCTGAGGACATGGAGCTGAACTTTCAGCAG AACATGAGCGACGCCATGGCCGTGCTGCCCAAGTTATCCACGGGTCTGGACGTAAACGTGCGCTTCACCGGAGTGGCAGATTTCGAGTACACACCCGAGTGCATCGTGTTCGATTTGCTGAACCTTCCTCTGTACCACGGCTGGCTGCTGGACCCACAG AGCCCAGAGACGGTGACTGCGGTGGGGAAACTGAGCTACAACCAGCTGGTGGAGAAGATCATCATCTACAAACACTCCACAGACAGCAGCCAAGTGAGCGAAG GTCTGATAGCGGAGCAGTTCTTGGAGTCGACGGCCACCCAGCTGACGTATCACGGACTGTGCGAGCTCAACACCACCGCCAAGGAgggagagctgtgtgtgttcttcaggAACAACCACTTCAGCACCATGATCAAGCACAAG gGTCACCTGTACCTGTTGGTGACCGATCAGGGCTTCCTCCAGGAGGACACCTTGGTGTGGGAGAGTCTCCATAACGTGGAAGGTGATGGGAATTTCTGTGACTCGGAGTTCCGACTGTGCCATCCGTCACAGAAGATCGCCAGCAGGTCGACggcgcagcagcagcagatgcAGATCGATCAG gactACCTGGTGGCCATGTCCCTGCAGCAGAGTCAGGGTGAAGCTCCTGGACCTTTAAGCGACCTGGAGTTAGCGACACGGTTACAGCAGGAAGAATATCAGCAGCCTCCACAGGCCTCTGGGGAACAG aTGAGAGGAGGACCAGCGGCTCATCACGGGGGGCGGAGACGGCAGGGCGAGAAGAAGGACAACTCGGACTGTTCCATTCTATAA
- the ankle1 gene encoding ankyrin repeat and LEM domain-containing protein 1 isoform X1, with amino-acid sequence MNDIRHHLASLLHVAVKETDVRTVESLLHRGAEPNLLLDEGLAAVHLAAGKESEKGLRCLKVLLQHGADPNLRSGEDLTPLHIAALWGCYQNLKLLLKNGGDPNLRDQGGNKAVDLAEQEENSKCASVLQEYESHTSSPEYDDLPKFHYSLYSDSMRDCSVNLSLMSDLGDEPLSSTRYSSFYRKSEGNRLRRDRDPHKSDVSGLNARDSDMFNRVEAVGSLPPVLSSTRLSGTDLKKSPEVTRPDRFLSPSRKSVTFRDYDEFYPDVKHSGDDSRDSTVDFSLYPDFLRSDRVTTVLQNQGIDVTSPDEVFVFCREQNLTEDFEKTVVGGAVVGEEDEDDDSHAGVSSTSGSSRYSSCDSEPYKTTIEAPLPSDDISADKDGWTKGSKVSDSEKKNEVNVQSQACKDEITELSFTPSPYVTGRTRSRLSRCSQRHSASSFSNSSLFEQTLPTPTRVRRDVAQPDKPRLRRPSEEDRAADLESYLANLCVSSQLPASQASTLIISGSLADTIIIPRGDTDESLEHGSSSSSCCREEDVFTEDKEFLTSDLSTSSTKIHKNTNSQDSSSESSSSFGQMLEVPSTGCTPRYSMSRICNRSETRSLANLSYTPGGRPHITDTDEPVEYLYTDAEEGHELIETHVPPTSNTSVSEETVIYDWRSLQTAAKSPEKGKENCRPNEVTERERISETEGLTDRELRRKLVELGEEPGPINRDTRHVYMRKLRTLQKKDVPVKSVQDEPAAVTGYSPELNKVLCLFHLPDCNADEFALCEQFDQPDQNKRWREGLIKSSFNYLLLDPRVTKNLPYRSQALTPHDCFQTFISSIFYVGKGKRSRPYSHLYEALEYFKGDKSSKKLCSKVQHILQVWDCGHGVISLHCFQNVIPVEAYTREACMVDAMGLKMLTNQKRGDYYGMVSTWPAKRQRELGVHLLYRAMQIFLAEGERQLRPADIRR; translated from the exons ATGAACGACATAAGGCATCATTTAGCATCGCTGTTGCACGTGGCGGTAAAAGAGACTGACGTCAG GACGGTGGAGAGTTTACTTCACAGAGGTGCAGAACCCAACCTGCTGCTCGATGAAGGTTTGGCTGCGGTGCATCTGGCTGCAGGGAAGGAATCAGAAAAAGGGCTCCGATGCCTTAAAGTCCTGCTGCAGCACGGCGCTGACCCCAACCTCAG gtctggTGAGGATCTGACTCCTTTACACATAGCAGCTTTATGGGGCTGTTATCAGAACCTCAAACTCCTGCTGAAGAACGGAGGAGACCCGAACCTGAGAGACCAG ggtgggAATAAGGCTGTGGATCTGGCAGAACAGGAGGAGAACAGTAAATGTGCCAGCGTTCTTCAGGAATACGAGTCTCACACTTCGAGCCCAGAATATGATGATTTACCCAAATTCCACTACT CACTGTACTCGGACTCCATGAGGGACTGCAGCGTGAACCTGTCCCTCATGAGCGATCTGGGAGACGAGCCGCTCAGCAGCACTCGCTATTCCTCCTTTTACAGGAAATCTGAGGGTAACAGACTGCGAAGGGACAGAGACCCTCACAAATCTGATGTCTCTGGTTTAAACGCACGTGACAGCGACATGTTTAACAGAGTAGAAGCAGTCGGTTCTCTTCCTCCGGTTCTCTCTAGTACCCGACTGTCAGGGACGGACTTAAAGAAGAGTCCTGAAGTGACTCGGCCAGATCGCTTCCTCAGCCCGAGCCGGAAGAGCGTCACGTTCAGAGACTACGATGAGTTTTATCCGGACGTGAAGCACAGCGGCGACGACTCCAGAGACTCGACGGTCGATTTCTCTCTGTATCCTGACTTCCTGCGCTCGGACCGCGTGACCACCGTGTTGCAGAACCAGGGGATCGACGTGACGTCTCCAGACGAAGTGTTCGTCTTCTGCAGAGAACAGAATCTCACTGAGGATTTTGAGAAGACCGTAGTGGGAGGGGCGGTCGTAGGGGAGGAGGACGAGGATGACGACTCTCACGCCGGCGTCAGCAGTACCAGCGGGTCGAGTCGATACAGCAGCTGTGACAGCGAGCCGTACAAGACCACCATCGAAGCGCCGTTACCTTCTGATGACATCTCAGCGGATAAAGATGGGTGGACAAAAGGAAGTAAAGTCTCAGATAGCGAGAAGAAGAACGAAGTTAACGTGCAGTCTCAAGCCTGTAAGGACGAGATTACTGAGCTTTCCTTCACTCCGAGTCCGTACGTCACGGGCAGGACGCGCTCCAGACTCAGTCGCTGCTCCCAGAGACACAGCGCCTCGTCTTTTTCTAACTCGTCTCTTTTCGAGCAGACGCTGCCCACGCCCACACGAGTGCGTCGAGACGTCGCTCAGCCGGACAAACCTCGTCTGAGACGTCCTTCTGAAGAAGACCGAGCAGCGGACCTCGAGTCCTACTTGGCAAATCTGTGTGTTTCGTCCCAACTGCCTGCAAGTCAAGCATCGACTCTGATCATCTCTGGAAGCCTGGCAGATACCATCATTATCCCGAGGGGTGACACCGACGAGAGCTTAGAACATggatcatcttcatcatcatgcTGCCGAGAGGAGGATGTGTTCACAGAAGACAAGGAGTTTCTAACGTCAGACCTTTCGACTTCaagcacaaaaatacacaaaaacacaaattctCAAGATTCTTCCTCAGAGTCGAGTTCCAGCTTCGGTCAAATGCTCGAGGTTCCGTCCACCGGCTGCACGCCGAGATACAGCATGAGCCGAATCTGCAATCGCTCTGAAACCCGGTCGCTCGCAAACCTGTCCTACACCCCCGGAGGACGTCCCCACATCACCGACACGGACGAACCGGTGGAGTATTTGTACACTGATGCCGAGGAGGGACACGAGCTGATCGAGACGCACGTCCCACCGACGTCCAACACGTCTGTCAGTGAGGAGACCGTCATCTACGACTGGCGCTCGTTACAGACCGCGGCCAAAAGTCCGGAGAAGGGAAAAGAAAACTGCCGCCCTAACGAAGTGACGGAGAGAGAGCGCATCTCAGAGACCGAAGGGTTAACGGACCGAGAGCTCAGACGCAAACTCGTGGAACTGGGAGAGGAACCTGGACCCATCAACAGAGACACACGGCATGTGTACATGCGGAAATTACGAACCCTGCAGAAGAAAGATGTCCCTGTGAAGTCAGTGCAGGACGAACCAGCAGCAGTCACCG GTTACAGTCCGGAGCTGAAtaaagtgttgtgtttgttcCACCTGCCCGACTGTAACGCTGATGAGTTTGCGCTGTGTGAACAGTTTGATCAGCCGGATCAGAATAAACGCTGGCGTGAAGGCCTCATAAAGTCCAGCTTCAACTACCTGTTACTCGACCCCAG AGTGACGAAGAACCTGCCGTACCGCAGTCAGGCGCTGACGCCGCATGACTGTTTCCAGACCTTCATCAGCTCCATTTTCTACGTGGGTAAAGGCAAACGCTCGCGACCCTACAGCCACCTGTACGAAGCTCTGGAGTACTTCAAAGGAGACAAATCGTCCAAG AAACTCTGCTCGAAGGTGCAGCACATCCTGCAGGTGTGGGACTGCGGCCACGGCGTCATCTCGCTGCACTGCTTCCAGAACGTCATTCCTGTGGAGGCGTACACACGAGAGGCCTGCATGGTGGACGCCATGG gTCTGAAgatgctgaccaatcagaagcgagGGGATTATTATGGGATGGTCTCCACCTGGCCCGCGAAGCGGCAGCGTGAGCTCGGGGTTCACCTTCTGTACAGAGCCATGCAGATCTTCCTGGccgagggagagagacagcTCCGACCGGCTGATATCAGGCGATGA
- the ankle1 gene encoding ankyrin repeat and LEM domain-containing protein 1 isoform X2, protein MNDIRHHLASLLHVAVKETDVRTVESLLHRGAEPNLLLDEGLAAVHLAAGKESEKGLRCLKVLLQHGADPNLRSGEDLTPLHIAALWGCYQNLKLLLKNGGDPNLRDQGGNKAVDLAEQEENSKCASVLQEYESHTSSPEYDDLPKFHYSLYSDSMRDCSVNLSLMSDLGDEPLSSTRYSSFYRKSEGNRLRRDRDPHKSDVSGLNARDSDMFNRVEAVGSLPPVLSSTRLSGTDLKKSPEVTRPDRFLSPSRKSVTFRDYDEFYPDVKHSGDDSRDSTVDFSLYPDFLRSDRVTTVLQNQGIDVTSPDEVFVFCREQNLTEDFEKTVVGGAVVGEEDEDDDSHAGVSSTSGSSRYSSCDSEPYKTTIEAPLPSDDISADKDGWTKGSKVSDSEKKNEVNVQSQACKDEITELSFTPSPYVTGRTRSRLSRCSQRHSASSFSNSSLFEQTLPTPTRVRRDVAQPDKPRLRRPSEEDRAADLESYLANLCVSSQLPASQASTLIISGSLADTIIIPRGDTDESLEHGSSSSSCCREEDVFTEDKEFLTSDLSTSSTKIHKNTNSQDSSSESSSSFGQMLEVPSTGCTPRYSMSRICNRSETRSLANLSYTPGGRPHITDTDEPVEYLYTDAEEGHELIETHVPPTSNTSVSEETVIYDWRSLQTAAKSPEKGKENCRPNEVTERERISETEGLTDRELRRKLVELGEEPGPINRDTRHVYMRKLRTLQKKDVPVKSVQDEPAAVTGYSPELNKVLCLFHLPDCNADEFALCEQFDQPDQNKRWREGLIKSSFNYLLLDPRVTKNLPYRSQALTPHDCFQTFISSIFYVGKGKRSRPYSHLYEALEYFKGDKSSKKLC, encoded by the exons ATGAACGACATAAGGCATCATTTAGCATCGCTGTTGCACGTGGCGGTAAAAGAGACTGACGTCAG GACGGTGGAGAGTTTACTTCACAGAGGTGCAGAACCCAACCTGCTGCTCGATGAAGGTTTGGCTGCGGTGCATCTGGCTGCAGGGAAGGAATCAGAAAAAGGGCTCCGATGCCTTAAAGTCCTGCTGCAGCACGGCGCTGACCCCAACCTCAG gtctggTGAGGATCTGACTCCTTTACACATAGCAGCTTTATGGGGCTGTTATCAGAACCTCAAACTCCTGCTGAAGAACGGAGGAGACCCGAACCTGAGAGACCAG ggtgggAATAAGGCTGTGGATCTGGCAGAACAGGAGGAGAACAGTAAATGTGCCAGCGTTCTTCAGGAATACGAGTCTCACACTTCGAGCCCAGAATATGATGATTTACCCAAATTCCACTACT CACTGTACTCGGACTCCATGAGGGACTGCAGCGTGAACCTGTCCCTCATGAGCGATCTGGGAGACGAGCCGCTCAGCAGCACTCGCTATTCCTCCTTTTACAGGAAATCTGAGGGTAACAGACTGCGAAGGGACAGAGACCCTCACAAATCTGATGTCTCTGGTTTAAACGCACGTGACAGCGACATGTTTAACAGAGTAGAAGCAGTCGGTTCTCTTCCTCCGGTTCTCTCTAGTACCCGACTGTCAGGGACGGACTTAAAGAAGAGTCCTGAAGTGACTCGGCCAGATCGCTTCCTCAGCCCGAGCCGGAAGAGCGTCACGTTCAGAGACTACGATGAGTTTTATCCGGACGTGAAGCACAGCGGCGACGACTCCAGAGACTCGACGGTCGATTTCTCTCTGTATCCTGACTTCCTGCGCTCGGACCGCGTGACCACCGTGTTGCAGAACCAGGGGATCGACGTGACGTCTCCAGACGAAGTGTTCGTCTTCTGCAGAGAACAGAATCTCACTGAGGATTTTGAGAAGACCGTAGTGGGAGGGGCGGTCGTAGGGGAGGAGGACGAGGATGACGACTCTCACGCCGGCGTCAGCAGTACCAGCGGGTCGAGTCGATACAGCAGCTGTGACAGCGAGCCGTACAAGACCACCATCGAAGCGCCGTTACCTTCTGATGACATCTCAGCGGATAAAGATGGGTGGACAAAAGGAAGTAAAGTCTCAGATAGCGAGAAGAAGAACGAAGTTAACGTGCAGTCTCAAGCCTGTAAGGACGAGATTACTGAGCTTTCCTTCACTCCGAGTCCGTACGTCACGGGCAGGACGCGCTCCAGACTCAGTCGCTGCTCCCAGAGACACAGCGCCTCGTCTTTTTCTAACTCGTCTCTTTTCGAGCAGACGCTGCCCACGCCCACACGAGTGCGTCGAGACGTCGCTCAGCCGGACAAACCTCGTCTGAGACGTCCTTCTGAAGAAGACCGAGCAGCGGACCTCGAGTCCTACTTGGCAAATCTGTGTGTTTCGTCCCAACTGCCTGCAAGTCAAGCATCGACTCTGATCATCTCTGGAAGCCTGGCAGATACCATCATTATCCCGAGGGGTGACACCGACGAGAGCTTAGAACATggatcatcttcatcatcatgcTGCCGAGAGGAGGATGTGTTCACAGAAGACAAGGAGTTTCTAACGTCAGACCTTTCGACTTCaagcacaaaaatacacaaaaacacaaattctCAAGATTCTTCCTCAGAGTCGAGTTCCAGCTTCGGTCAAATGCTCGAGGTTCCGTCCACCGGCTGCACGCCGAGATACAGCATGAGCCGAATCTGCAATCGCTCTGAAACCCGGTCGCTCGCAAACCTGTCCTACACCCCCGGAGGACGTCCCCACATCACCGACACGGACGAACCGGTGGAGTATTTGTACACTGATGCCGAGGAGGGACACGAGCTGATCGAGACGCACGTCCCACCGACGTCCAACACGTCTGTCAGTGAGGAGACCGTCATCTACGACTGGCGCTCGTTACAGACCGCGGCCAAAAGTCCGGAGAAGGGAAAAGAAAACTGCCGCCCTAACGAAGTGACGGAGAGAGAGCGCATCTCAGAGACCGAAGGGTTAACGGACCGAGAGCTCAGACGCAAACTCGTGGAACTGGGAGAGGAACCTGGACCCATCAACAGAGACACACGGCATGTGTACATGCGGAAATTACGAACCCTGCAGAAGAAAGATGTCCCTGTGAAGTCAGTGCAGGACGAACCAGCAGCAGTCACCG GTTACAGTCCGGAGCTGAAtaaagtgttgtgtttgttcCACCTGCCCGACTGTAACGCTGATGAGTTTGCGCTGTGTGAACAGTTTGATCAGCCGGATCAGAATAAACGCTGGCGTGAAGGCCTCATAAAGTCCAGCTTCAACTACCTGTTACTCGACCCCAG AGTGACGAAGAACCTGCCGTACCGCAGTCAGGCGCTGACGCCGCATGACTGTTTCCAGACCTTCATCAGCTCCATTTTCTACGTGGGTAAAGGCAAACGCTCGCGACCCTACAGCCACCTGTACGAAGCTCTGGAGTACTTCAAAGGAGACAAATCGTCCAAG AAACTCTGCTGA